In a genomic window of Brassica rapa cultivar Chiifu-401-42 chromosome A10, CAAS_Brap_v3.01, whole genome shotgun sequence:
- the LOC103845828 gene encoding alpha-barbatene synthase — MEEVKRDQKSYLNFSKLLPSQWGDHFLNISIADSDFDVLAREMEVLTPKLRKNIFTFSSRDKDAMKRSILSIHILDSLGLAYIFEKEIVETLKHAFEKIDELITDENDLYTVSIMFRVFRIYGHNMLSDVFDRFKRNDGKFKESLMEDVQGMLSFYEAAHFRTTTDHILDEALSFTLDYLESLATDSKAIPPHILKHIQNALYIPQHQNVQVLVAREYLSFYEQEEDNDETLLKLAKLNFKFLQLHYIQELKIITTWWRELDHTKNLPPGFRERTFECWFVGSMMYFEPQFSLGRIMSAKFFLLFTFLDDVCDTYGSIPEVESVVNCLERWDPEYMENLHGHMKTAFKFVMSVYKEFEEILKSQGRSFALEKMIEEFKIVARTNLDLIKWARAGQIPNFDEYVEAGGAEAGSYATIACSIMGLGEIGKKEDFEWLLSRPKSVRYLARKARLLDDITDFEEDMNKGYTANALNYYMKQHGVTKKEASREFHKMIGDINKLVNEECLKTTNISRPILMQVVNFGRMVNILYTSDDLYNHREGKLKDYLTALLVDPIHL, encoded by the exons ATGGAAGAAGTGAAGAGAGATCAGAAAagctacttaaatttttcaaaattgcTACCCTCTCAATGGGGTGATCACTTTCTCAATATCTCCATTGCTGATTCA GATTTTGATGTGCTTGCAAGAGAGATGGAAGTACTAACGcctaaattaagaaaaaacataTTCACGTTTTCTTCCAGAGACAAAGACGCAATGAAAAGGAGCATTCTTTCGATTCATATTTTGGACAGTCTTGGCCTCGCTTATATTTTTGAGAAGGAGATCGTGGAGACCCTAAAACATGCTTTCGAGAAGATAGATGAACTGATCACAGATGAAAATGATCTGTACACAGTCTCCATCATGTTTCGGGTTTTTAGAATATATGGTCATAATATGTTGTCTg ATGTTTTCGATAGATTCAAAAGAAACGACGGTAAATTTAAAGAAAGTTTAATGGAAGATGTCCAGGGCATGCTAAGCTTCTACGAAGCAGCGCACTTCAGGACAACGACAGATCATATCCTGGATGAAGCGTTGAGCTTTACATTGGACTATTTGGAGTCACTAGCTACAGATAGCAAAGCGATCCCACCACATATTTTAAAGCATATACAAAATGCTCTTTACATACCGCAGCATCAGAACGTCCAAGTTCTGGTTGCAAGAGAGTATCTTTCGTTCTATGAACAAGAAGAGGACAACGATGAGACACTACTCAAGCTAGCCAAGCTCAATTTCAAGTTCTTGCAACTTCACTACATTCAAGAATTAAAAATTATCACCAC GTGGTGGAGGGAACTAGACCATACAAAGAACCTCCCACCCGGTTTCAGAGAACGAACATTCGAGTGTTGGTTTGTGGGATCGATGATGTATTTTGAGCCACAATTTTCACTTGGGAGAATTATGTCGGccaagttttttttattgttcacCTTTTTAGACGATGTTTGCGATACTTATGGTTCAATTCCTGAAGTTGAAAGCGTGGTTAACTGTTTGGAAAg ATGGGATCCTGAGTACATGGAAAATCTTCATGGTCACATGAAGACTGCCTTCAAATTTGTGATGTCTGTTTACAAGGAGTTTGAAGAAATATTGAAGTCACAAGGAAGATCATTTGCGTTGGAGAAGATGATAGAAGAG TTCAAGATAGTCGCGAGAACAAACCTTGACCTTATCAAATGGGCAAGAGCAGGTCAAATCCCTAACTTTGATGAGTATGTAGAGGCTGGTGGGGCTGAGGCTGGTTCGTATGCAACCATAGCGTGTTCTATTATGGGACTTGGAGAGATCGGTAAAAAAGAAGATTTTGAGTGGCTACTATCTAGACCAAAGTCTGTCCGATATCTAGCAAGGAAGGCACGTCTCTTGGATGATATTACGGATTTTGAG GAGGATATGAATAAAGGGTACACTGCAAATGCGCTTAACTATTACATGAAACAACATGGAGTCACGAAAAAAGAGGCAAGTAGGGAATTTCATAAGATGATTGGAGATATCAACAAGCTTGTAAACGAAGAGTGCTTAAAGACAACCAACATTTCACGTCCCATTCTTATGCAAGTCGTCAATTTTGGACGCATGGTGAATATTCTCTATACGTCGGATGATCTCTACAATCACCGTGAAGGAAAACTAAAGGATTATCTCACTGCTTTGCTTGTCGATCCGATACATCTTTAG